From a region of the Nonlabens sp. Hel1_33_55 genome:
- the gmd gene encoding GDP-mannose 4,6-dehydratase, producing the protein MKIALITGVTGQDGAYLSEFLLKKGYTVHGLKRRSSLLNTDRIDHLYEDPHVENQRFILHYGDMTDSTNLTRLIQSIMPDEIYNLAAMSHVQVSFEMPEYTGNADGLGTLRILEAVRLLGMEKKTRIYQASTSELYGKVQEVPQTETTPFYPRSPYAVAKMYAYWITVNYREAYGIYACNGILFNHESPIRGETFVTRKITRAAARIALGLQDKFYIGNLDAQRDWGHAKDYVRMMWMILQADEPEDWVIATGTTTTVRDFIRMAFREVGIELAFKGTGVEEKAYVASCSDPKYTVEIGHEVLSVDPKYFRPTEVELLIGDATKAKEKLGWECEYQLPELVKDMMKGDLKLMQKDQFLKDHEYDTLNYFE; encoded by the coding sequence ATGAAAATAGCCTTAATCACAGGAGTCACAGGTCAAGACGGTGCCTATTTAAGTGAGTTTTTGCTTAAAAAAGGATATACCGTCCACGGACTGAAAAGACGTTCTTCTTTACTGAATACCGATCGGATTGATCATTTGTATGAAGATCCTCATGTAGAAAATCAGCGTTTTATTCTGCACTATGGTGATATGACGGACAGCACCAATTTGACCCGATTGATCCAAAGTATCATGCCAGACGAGATTTATAACCTTGCTGCGATGAGTCATGTTCAGGTTTCTTTTGAGATGCCTGAATATACCGGTAACGCCGATGGATTGGGAACCCTGCGTATTCTAGAAGCTGTGCGATTGCTGGGAATGGAAAAGAAAACGAGGATTTATCAAGCTTCTACCTCAGAATTGTACGGGAAAGTACAAGAGGTTCCACAAACAGAAACTACTCCATTTTACCCTAGATCGCCTTATGCGGTTGCCAAAATGTACGCTTACTGGATTACCGTAAATTATAGGGAGGCTTACGGGATTTATGCCTGTAATGGTATCCTGTTTAATCATGAATCTCCCATACGTGGGGAGACTTTTGTTACTCGTAAGATTACCCGTGCCGCAGCTCGCATCGCTTTAGGTCTTCAAGACAAGTTCTATATAGGAAATCTAGATGCTCAACGAGACTGGGGTCATGCTAAGGATTATGTACGTATGATGTGGATGATCCTACAGGCCGATGAGCCTGAAGATTGGGTTATCGCTACGGGAACGACCACTACGGTTCGTGACTTTATACGTATGGCCTTTAGAGAGGTAGGTATAGAGTTGGCGTTTAAAGGTACTGGCGTTGAAGAGAAAGCTTATGTAGCGTCCTGTTCCGATCCTAAATATACGGTCGAAATAGGTCATGAAGTTTTGTCCGTTGACCCGAAATATTTTAGACCTACTGAGGTAGAACTCTTGATAGGAGATGCCACCAAGGCTAAGGAAAAATTAGGCTGGGAATGCGAGTATCAGTTGCCTGAATTGGTGAAGGACATGATGAAAGGTGATCTTAAACTCATGCAGAAAGATCAGTTTTTAAAAGATCATGAGTATGATACCTTAAATTATTTTGAATAG
- the tilS gene encoding tRNA lysidine(34) synthetase TilS, with protein sequence MLQAFVDHIKVTFPQLFDGTHLLAISGGLDSVVLGNLLQYAGIKAQWAHCNFNLRGVESDGDEQFLIELAKTHDIKLHRSSFDTKAIANERGISTQMAARDLRYEWFEDLRSQNDLNSVLTAHHLDDQIETFLINLNRGAGLAGLQGIPAVNQHIIRPLLPFSRDQILEYAQEHELKWREDSSNASNSYQRNELRNQVLPLLHNALPDLKMNFAKTLSYLNDAGSIVDDAVARFRESVTTPNNTAFEIHIDEVKAFDGYSKYLFYLLHPYGFSQVEDVIQLLDAETGKQLKNDRYTLLKDRDLLRLEGNQDLLTATWYLLPETTAVKVDDAQLTIETVNPEDSITFLNSNLAKNVLLLDTSRLDYPLTLRVWQHGDKMEPYGMKGSQLVSDILINEKISRLEKERCFVLESGSKIIWLLGLRSSKHHAIKPQTREIKKITWST encoded by the coding sequence ATGCTACAGGCGTTTGTCGATCATATAAAAGTTACGTTTCCGCAGTTGTTTGACGGCACTCATTTGCTTGCCATAAGTGGTGGATTGGACAGTGTGGTTTTAGGAAATTTGCTCCAGTACGCAGGTATAAAAGCGCAATGGGCCCATTGTAATTTCAACTTGCGTGGCGTGGAGAGTGATGGTGACGAACAATTCTTGATCGAACTAGCCAAAACCCATGATATCAAACTTCACAGATCTAGCTTTGATACTAAGGCGATTGCAAATGAGCGCGGTATTTCTACCCAAATGGCAGCGCGGGATCTGCGTTATGAATGGTTCGAGGATCTACGATCGCAGAATGATTTGAACAGCGTTCTAACGGCGCATCACCTAGATGATCAGATAGAAACATTTTTGATCAATCTGAATCGTGGCGCTGGACTGGCTGGACTGCAGGGAATTCCTGCTGTGAATCAGCATATCATTAGACCGTTGCTCCCATTTTCTAGAGATCAAATTTTGGAATATGCTCAAGAGCACGAATTAAAATGGCGTGAGGATTCTAGCAATGCCAGTAACTCTTACCAGCGCAATGAGTTGCGCAATCAAGTATTGCCATTGCTCCACAACGCTTTGCCGGATTTGAAAATGAATTTTGCCAAAACTCTGTCCTACCTCAATGATGCTGGAAGTATAGTGGATGATGCGGTAGCACGCTTTCGCGAAAGCGTGACAACTCCCAACAACACTGCCTTTGAAATTCATATTGATGAGGTTAAGGCATTTGATGGGTATTCTAAATATCTATTTTATCTGTTGCATCCTTACGGATTCTCCCAAGTGGAAGACGTTATTCAACTGCTGGATGCAGAAACGGGTAAGCAACTGAAGAACGATAGATACACATTGCTGAAAGATCGCGATTTGTTGAGGTTGGAGGGAAATCAAGATCTATTAACGGCAACCTGGTATTTGTTGCCAGAAACTACAGCGGTCAAAGTAGATGATGCGCAACTAACTATAGAAACGGTAAATCCAGAGGATTCAATAACGTTTCTCAATTCTAATCTGGCTAAAAATGTGTTGCTGCTGGATACGTCACGGCTGGATTATCCGTTAACTTTACGGGTGTGGCAACATGGTGATAAGATGGAGCCTTATGGGATGAAAGGGTCGCAGTTAGTGAGTGACATCCTGATTAATGAAAAGATTTCCCGATTGGAAAAAGAGCGTTGCTTTGTTCTGGAATCGGGTTCAAAAATAATTTGGTTATTAGGCTTGCGATCTAGTAAACATCACGCAATAAAGCCACAGACCAGAGAAATTAAAAAGATTACATGGAGTACATAA
- a CDS encoding OmpA family protein, producing MKKLLFSVLLLSGMTAMAQDTMMNDSMTDDRTADREVIPYNQWSLDLGVGVHKPVNPLAPGYFTNTPSFGQADLGVRYMINDKFGLNLDLGYNRFEGDDESLPFKSHAYRASIEGVINIGNVVGFKEWTNRFGLLVHGGGGVTSLSYAEPNDIDDRDQMLNFTAGVTPQLRLSDRVALFGDLSIFGHVRQNLTFDGTQSVDNSVRGFNSFLVNASVGISFYLGGNEVHADWYDNSADSRLDDLEDRVALLETNNADDDQDGVPNYLDRDNTTESGVRVDTKGRALDLNKNGIPDDMESALDARYAMKGANGSNGGDTDGMIEKLINDGYVNVYFEFNSTKPTQYSLSSINFLATYMKDNPGASASLTGYADELGSDSYNQDLSERRAKMVNDILVATGVDAGRLSYEGNGEDASVEKSSSPARQLVRRVKFQVNN from the coding sequence ATGAAGAAATTATTATTTTCAGTTTTATTACTAAGTGGAATGACCGCAATGGCTCAGGATACTATGATGAATGATTCAATGACTGATGATCGCACAGCAGATCGCGAAGTTATACCTTACAATCAATGGTCTTTAGACCTTGGTGTAGGTGTACACAAACCTGTTAATCCTCTTGCCCCTGGCTATTTTACCAACACTCCATCTTTCGGACAAGCTGATCTTGGTGTAAGATATATGATCAATGACAAATTCGGTTTGAATTTAGACCTTGGATACAACCGTTTTGAAGGAGATGATGAGAGTCTTCCTTTTAAATCTCATGCCTACAGAGCATCTATTGAAGGTGTTATCAACATTGGTAATGTAGTCGGTTTTAAGGAATGGACCAATCGTTTCGGACTTTTAGTTCACGGTGGTGGTGGTGTAACTTCTCTTTCTTACGCAGAACCTAATGATATTGATGATAGAGATCAGATGTTGAATTTTACTGCAGGTGTAACTCCGCAACTAAGATTAAGTGATCGTGTAGCTTTATTCGGTGACCTATCCATTTTTGGGCATGTTCGTCAAAATCTTACATTTGATGGTACACAAAGTGTTGACAATTCAGTACGAGGATTTAATTCCTTTTTAGTTAATGCATCAGTTGGTATTTCTTTCTACTTAGGTGGAAATGAAGTTCATGCTGACTGGTACGATAATAGTGCTGATTCAAGACTTGATGATCTTGAAGATAGAGTAGCTCTTCTAGAAACTAACAACGCAGATGATGATCAAGATGGTGTACCTAACTATTTAGATCGTGATAATACTACCGAAAGTGGTGTACGTGTAGATACTAAAGGTCGTGCATTAGATCTTAACAAGAATGGTATTCCTGACGACATGGAATCTGCTCTTGATGCTCGTTATGCTATGAAAGGCGCTAATGGAAGCAACGGCGGTGACACTGACGGAATGATTGAGAAATTGATTAACGATGGTTATGTGAATGTTTACTTTGAGTTTAACAGCACTAAGCCAACTCAATACTCTTTATCTTCTATCAACTTCCTTGCAACTTATATGAAAGACAACCCAGGTGCTTCTGCAAGCTTAACTGGTTATGCTGACGAATTAGGTTCTGATTCTTACAACCAAGATCTTTCTGAGCGTAGAGCTAAGATGGTAAATGATATTCTTGTTGCAACTGGTGTAGATGCTGGTAGATTATCTTATGAAGGTAATGGCGAAGATGCTTCTGTTGAGAAGTCTAGCTCACCTGCAAGACAATTAGTAAGAAGAGTGAAGTTCCAAGTGAACAACTAA
- a CDS encoding GDP-L-fucose synthase family protein: MEKDSKIYIAGHRGLVGSAIMNHLIERGFSNLITRTSAELDLRASVAVAAFFEQEQPEYVFLAAAKVGGIVANNTYRADFIHDNLMIQNHVIHQSYVHGVKKLLFLGSTCIYPKECPQPMKEEYLLTGPLEYTNGPYAIAKIAGIKMCESYNLQYETNFVSVMPTNLYGPNDNFDLEKSHVLPALLRKVHLGRALEQGDWSAIQRDLDRLPIEGVTGQSSQEDQLKVFDKHGILLSDHGVQVAIWGSGAPMREFLWSQDMADACVFVMQHVDFKDLAGTTDEVRNTHLNIGTGHDISIKDLAGLIKKQVGFQGEFFFRDDKPDGTMKKLTDVSKLYGLGWEHRVNLENGVERMYKWYLQQK, from the coding sequence ATGGAAAAAGATTCAAAAATTTATATCGCTGGTCATCGTGGCTTGGTAGGAAGTGCGATTATGAATCATTTAATAGAAAGAGGATTCTCCAACTTGATCACAAGAACTTCTGCGGAATTAGATTTGAGAGCATCTGTAGCGGTTGCTGCTTTTTTTGAACAGGAACAGCCAGAGTATGTTTTTCTAGCTGCTGCAAAAGTTGGCGGTATCGTTGCTAACAACACCTATCGGGCAGATTTTATTCATGATAACTTAATGATCCAGAATCATGTGATCCATCAGAGTTATGTACATGGGGTCAAAAAGCTGCTTTTTTTAGGAAGTACCTGTATTTACCCTAAGGAATGTCCACAGCCTATGAAAGAAGAATACCTGTTGACAGGTCCTTTAGAATATACCAACGGACCTTATGCTATCGCTAAGATCGCTGGTATCAAGATGTGTGAGAGCTATAACTTGCAGTATGAAACGAACTTCGTTTCGGTCATGCCTACCAATTTATATGGTCCCAACGATAATTTTGATTTAGAAAAGTCCCATGTGCTGCCTGCATTATTAAGAAAAGTTCATTTAGGCAGGGCACTAGAACAAGGAGATTGGAGCGCTATTCAACGAGATTTGGATCGTTTGCCTATAGAAGGAGTTACTGGGCAGTCTAGTCAAGAGGATCAGCTTAAGGTGTTTGATAAGCATGGCATTCTTTTATCTGACCATGGTGTTCAAGTAGCCATTTGGGGTAGTGGAGCCCCCATGAGGGAATTTTTATGGAGTCAAGATATGGCAGATGCTTGTGTTTTTGTGATGCAACATGTGGACTTTAAAGATTTGGCAGGAACAACGGATGAAGTGCGAAACACACATTTAAACATAGGTACGGGTCATGATATTAGCATCAAAGACTTGGCGGGTCTTATCAAAAAGCAGGTTGGTTTTCAAGGTGAGTTCTTTTTTAGAGATGATAAACCTGATGGGACTATGAAAAAGTTGACGGATGTTTCTAAGCTTTATGGCTTAGGTTGGGAACACAGAGTAAACCTAGAAAACGGAGTTGAGAGGATGTACAAGTGGTATCTGCAACAAAAATAA
- a CDS encoding DUF885 domain-containing protein: MKKIALFALLIVSGSCKNDKENHAFAKAEQVQISNQFNDWLEEQFQKDLARDPQMQTQMGIKTNYGQWTDISSARDLEDKELAESRLNYLNKEVETAALEGQDLLSYRLYKSEQEQKIADFDYRLYSYPVNQMHGMQAEIPAFLINMHQVSDESDALAYIERLKGIQPLFEELVNNLSIRESNGVMLPRFVFEKVLKDSRNVITGTPFSDVGEQSTLSADFSDKLKKLDLTKKRKTELQQLADDALINHVQPAYESLITVLTDQQQRATGEDGAWKFPKGDEFYQYALKRTTTTNMTADDIHELGLKEVERINNEMKEIMKQVEFEGTLQDFFLFMRDDEQFYYADTDSGKAKYLREAKSKINVMKAKLPELFNTLPEADIVVKAVEKFREASAGKAFYQQPAADGSRPGTYYANLYDMKAMPTYQMDALAYHEGIPGHHMQIAIAQELDSIPEFRKHSFHTAYVEGWGLYSELIPKEIGFYQDPYADFGRLAMELWRACRLVVDTGIHSKKWSREEGIDYYVTNTPNAESDAVKMVERHIVMPSQATAYKVGMNKIVQLRSKAKAALGDEFDIKEFHDVVLTNGSVPLSLLEELVDEYIEGKK, translated from the coding sequence ATGAAAAAAATTGCGTTGTTTGCCTTATTGATCGTGTCGGGATCTTGTAAAAATGATAAAGAGAATCACGCTTTCGCGAAAGCGGAACAAGTTCAAATCTCTAATCAATTCAATGACTGGCTAGAAGAACAGTTTCAGAAAGACCTTGCTAGGGATCCACAAATGCAAACCCAAATGGGTATCAAAACCAATTATGGACAGTGGACGGATATCTCATCTGCTAGAGATCTAGAGGATAAAGAACTTGCAGAATCCCGATTAAATTACCTCAATAAGGAAGTAGAAACAGCTGCATTGGAAGGTCAAGATCTCTTGAGTTACCGACTCTATAAAAGCGAACAAGAACAAAAAATAGCCGATTTTGATTACCGTTTGTACAGCTATCCGGTGAATCAGATGCATGGAATGCAGGCAGAAATCCCTGCATTTTTGATCAATATGCACCAAGTAAGTGATGAGTCAGACGCGCTGGCTTACATTGAACGGTTGAAAGGAATCCAGCCATTGTTTGAGGAGTTGGTGAATAATTTGTCAATTAGAGAATCTAATGGTGTGATGTTACCGCGGTTTGTTTTTGAGAAAGTTCTTAAGGATTCGCGCAATGTAATTACCGGCACTCCTTTTAGTGATGTAGGTGAACAAAGTACACTTTCGGCAGATTTTAGCGATAAGCTCAAGAAACTAGACTTAACTAAAAAGCGGAAAACAGAGCTTCAACAATTAGCAGATGATGCGTTAATCAATCACGTGCAACCTGCGTATGAGTCATTGATTACCGTATTGACAGATCAACAACAGCGTGCTACAGGAGAAGATGGTGCCTGGAAATTCCCGAAGGGTGATGAGTTCTATCAATACGCTCTTAAAAGAACAACGACAACAAACATGACTGCAGACGACATTCATGAATTAGGTCTTAAAGAAGTAGAACGCATCAATAATGAGATGAAAGAGATCATGAAACAGGTAGAGTTTGAAGGGACTTTGCAGGATTTCTTTTTATTCATGCGTGACGATGAACAATTCTACTATGCAGATACAGATTCAGGAAAGGCTAAGTATTTAAGGGAAGCAAAATCCAAAATAAATGTCATGAAGGCAAAACTTCCTGAGCTCTTCAATACATTACCCGAAGCTGATATTGTAGTAAAGGCTGTGGAGAAATTTAGAGAGGCTAGTGCTGGAAAGGCATTTTACCAGCAACCTGCTGCAGATGGCAGCCGACCAGGAACTTATTATGCGAACTTATATGACATGAAAGCTATGCCTACCTATCAAATGGATGCGCTTGCTTATCATGAAGGAATACCAGGCCATCACATGCAGATTGCAATTGCACAGGAATTGGATAGTATTCCAGAGTTTAGAAAACACTCATTTCATACAGCCTACGTAGAAGGTTGGGGACTCTATTCAGAACTAATTCCAAAGGAAATTGGATTTTATCAAGATCCTTATGCTGATTTTGGTAGACTCGCCATGGAATTATGGCGCGCTTGCAGACTAGTTGTAGATACAGGAATCCATTCCAAAAAATGGAGTAGGGAAGAAGGTATTGATTACTATGTGACAAATACCCCAAATGCAGAGAGTGATGCTGTCAAAATGGTGGAACGTCATATAGTAATGCCATCACAGGCAACGGCATATAAAGTTGGAATGAATAAAATTGTACAATTGCGCTCCAAAGCTAAAGCTGCGTTAGGTGATGAATTTGATATCAAAGAATTTCACGATGTAGTGTTGACTAACGGATCTGTTCCTTTGAGTTTATTGGAAGAATTGGTTGATGAATATATTGAAGGAAAGAAGTAA
- a CDS encoding protein-disulfide reductase DsbD family protein, with protein MEYIKSLLLALLVSVGFISSAQILDPASWSVKVNDLGDDTYELVSTAQLEPGWHIYSQFSVGAGNIPTEFRFYEADNRFQLDGPNQETGTYKEYTEVFGADVYQFKDFAIFKQKVRLLNKDVDYILAEAIYQACDDEKCLPPSPEVLVFKIDPQAVVDEDVANIIGEYYDNDIEPLIATAPDLSNLQEKESNETQASLSDDIEKDNENDLTTIFILCLLAGFGALLTPCVYPMIPMTVSFFTKQNEKNTEGKFQGILYGLFILLIYVLCSLPFHLFESISPDIFNEFSTNPYLNIFFFIIFVVFAISFFGAFEITMPTSLINKVDKASNIGGVIGIFFMALTLVLVSFSCTGPVIGSVLGSVLSSDGGATALTVGLAGFGFGLGIPFALFAIFPSWLTALPKSGGWLNTVKVFLGFLELAFAFKFLSNADLVWQAGWLQRELFIAIWIAIFGALAIYLFGKIRLPHDDKDQPISVGRLLLGILSLCFTLYLIPGLWGAPLKLISGFTPPMTYSESPYGFSSNASTAQIEIPDGAHLGVHDIITFDNYTEGLAYANQVGKPALIDFTGWACVNCRKMEERVWGEPVIKDLLKNDFILISLYVDERADLEPENQYISDTTGKKIRTVGNKWSDFQIERYQVNAQPFYAIVDDKGNDLVEPVGYTPDVDDYKKWLESGLNK; from the coding sequence ATGGAGTACATAAAGAGTTTACTGTTAGCACTTTTAGTGTCAGTTGGTTTTATATCAAGTGCACAAATATTAGATCCTGCTAGCTGGAGTGTTAAGGTTAATGATTTGGGCGATGATACCTATGAGTTAGTTTCTACGGCGCAGTTGGAGCCTGGATGGCACATTTACTCACAATTTTCAGTTGGTGCAGGGAATATCCCAACAGAATTTAGATTCTACGAGGCTGACAATCGCTTTCAATTGGATGGGCCTAATCAAGAAACAGGAACTTATAAGGAATACACAGAAGTTTTTGGAGCAGATGTCTACCAATTCAAGGACTTCGCCATCTTCAAACAAAAAGTAAGACTACTTAATAAAGATGTTGACTACATCCTTGCCGAAGCTATTTATCAAGCCTGCGATGATGAGAAGTGTTTACCACCATCACCAGAAGTTCTAGTATTTAAGATCGATCCACAAGCTGTGGTGGATGAAGATGTAGCTAACATTATAGGTGAATATTATGACAATGATATCGAACCGCTTATTGCTACAGCTCCAGATTTATCAAATTTACAGGAGAAGGAATCAAATGAAACTCAAGCAAGCTTAAGCGATGATATTGAGAAAGACAATGAAAATGATTTGACCACTATTTTCATTTTGTGTTTATTGGCTGGGTTTGGAGCTTTACTGACGCCATGTGTTTATCCAATGATCCCTATGACGGTATCGTTTTTCACGAAGCAAAACGAAAAAAACACTGAGGGAAAATTTCAGGGAATCCTTTATGGTTTATTTATACTGCTCATTTATGTTCTGTGCAGTTTACCATTTCATTTATTTGAATCCATCTCGCCAGATATCTTCAACGAGTTTAGTACCAATCCATATCTGAATATTTTCTTCTTTATCATTTTTGTGGTATTTGCGATCAGCTTTTTTGGAGCTTTTGAGATCACTATGCCTACATCCCTAATCAATAAGGTGGATAAGGCTTCAAATATCGGTGGTGTGATAGGTATCTTTTTTATGGCTTTAACGCTGGTGCTGGTTTCATTCTCGTGTACAGGCCCAGTTATAGGTAGTGTTTTGGGAAGTGTGCTATCATCAGATGGTGGTGCTACGGCATTGACTGTTGGATTGGCTGGTTTCGGTTTTGGTTTAGGAATACCATTTGCGTTGTTCGCTATATTTCCTAGTTGGTTGACCGCTTTGCCTAAATCAGGTGGCTGGCTTAATACCGTGAAAGTGTTTTTAGGATTTTTGGAATTGGCATTTGCCTTTAAGTTTTTGTCTAATGCAGATCTAGTTTGGCAGGCAGGTTGGTTGCAACGTGAATTATTTATAGCGATCTGGATAGCCATTTTCGGAGCCTTGGCGATTTACTTATTTGGTAAGATACGCTTGCCTCATGATGATAAAGACCAGCCGATATCGGTTGGGCGTTTGCTACTTGGGATCTTGTCGCTGTGTTTCACGCTTTATTTGATTCCGGGACTTTGGGGCGCGCCGCTCAAGTTGATTAGCGGTTTCACGCCGCCTATGACCTATAGTGAATCACCTTACGGATTCTCAAGTAATGCAAGTACTGCCCAGATTGAGATACCAGATGGAGCACATTTAGGCGTTCACGATATCATTACTTTCGATAATTATACAGAAGGTCTCGCTTATGCAAATCAAGTTGGGAAGCCGGCTTTGATTGATTTTACTGGTTGGGCTTGTGTGAATTGCCGTAAGATGGAAGAGCGAGTTTGGGGAGAACCCGTTATCAAGGATCTTCTCAAAAATGATTTTATTTTGATCTCGTTGTACGTTGATGAAAGAGCAGATCTGGAGCCAGAAAATCAATATATCTCTGATACTACTGGTAAAAAGATCAGGACCGTAGGTAATAAATGGAGTGATTTTCAGATTGAAAGATATCAGGTAAACGCCCAACCCTTTTATGCGATCGTCGATGATAAAGGGAATGATCTAGTAGAACCTGTAGGTTACACGCCAGATGTGGATGACTATAAGAAATGGTTGGAATCTGGTTTGAACAAATAA
- a CDS encoding nucleotide sugar dehydrogenase → MKVKNICCIGAGYVGGPTMSVIAAKCPDIQVHVVDLNAQRIAAWNDADLDKLPIYEPGLSDIVAEARGRNLTFSTHVDQAIQDADMIFISVNTPTKTYGIGKGMAADLKYIELCARQIAAVATTDKIIVEKSTLPVRTAEALKSILSSTGNGVNFQVLSNPEFLAEGTAVQDLLQPDRVLIGGERTPVGEEAMQALHDVYNNWIPTERILLTNVWSSELSKLTANAFLAQRVSSINSLSALCEATEADVDEVARAIGQDSRIGPKFLKSSVGFGGSCFQKDILNLVYLCQTYGLQEVAEYWHQVIKMNDYQKRRFAQKIISTLYNTVNGKKIVLLGWSFKKDTNDTRESAAIYVADYLLSEMAEIVVYDPKVTAEQVYADLDYLNTRSESKNRSLVTVVNNYDELFHEAHAVAVMTEWDEFKEIDWNGVFENMLKPAFVFDGRAILDMPALEKIGFTGFAIGKG, encoded by the coding sequence ATGAAAGTAAAAAATATATGCTGTATTGGTGCGGGTTATGTAGGAGGTCCTACCATGTCCGTCATCGCAGCAAAGTGTCCTGATATACAGGTTCATGTTGTCGATTTAAACGCCCAACGCATTGCTGCCTGGAATGATGCCGACTTAGATAAGTTACCCATTTATGAGCCAGGACTTTCTGATATCGTAGCTGAAGCTCGCGGTCGTAACCTTACCTTCAGTACTCATGTAGATCAAGCCATTCAAGATGCAGACATGATCTTTATATCGGTTAATACACCTACCAAAACCTATGGAATAGGAAAAGGTATGGCCGCCGACTTGAAATACATTGAACTTTGCGCTCGCCAAATTGCTGCTGTGGCTACCACAGATAAGATCATTGTAGAAAAATCAACCTTACCAGTCCGAACGGCTGAGGCTTTGAAATCCATTCTTTCCAGTACAGGAAATGGCGTTAATTTTCAAGTCTTGTCAAATCCAGAGTTTTTGGCAGAAGGTACTGCGGTGCAAGACTTGCTGCAACCGGATCGTGTCCTGATAGGTGGTGAGCGAACCCCTGTAGGTGAAGAAGCCATGCAAGCGCTGCACGATGTTTATAATAACTGGATTCCAACGGAACGTATTTTATTGACCAACGTTTGGTCTTCAGAGCTTTCTAAGCTCACGGCTAATGCGTTTCTGGCTCAACGGGTATCCAGTATCAACAGTTTGAGTGCATTGTGTGAAGCGACTGAAGCTGATGTGGATGAAGTCGCAAGAGCTATAGGACAAGACTCGAGAATAGGACCTAAATTTTTAAAATCCAGTGTTGGTTTTGGTGGTTCTTGTTTTCAAAAAGACATTTTGAACTTGGTATACCTGTGTCAAACCTACGGTTTACAGGAAGTCGCCGAATATTGGCATCAAGTCATTAAGATGAACGATTATCAAAAACGCCGATTCGCACAAAAAATCATTAGCACGTTATATAATACCGTTAACGGTAAAAAGATCGTTCTTTTAGGTTGGTCCTTTAAAAAGGATACGAACGATACTCGAGAGTCCGCAGCTATTTATGTGGCCGATTATCTGTTGAGCGAAATGGCAGAGATTGTTGTTTATGATCCAAAAGTTACTGCAGAGCAAGTGTATGCAGATTTGGATTATTTAAATACGAGGAGCGAGTCCAAAAATAGAAGCTTAGTAACGGTTGTCAACAATTACGATGAGTTGTTCCATGAAGCTCACGCTGTGGCCGTCATGACCGAGTGGGATGAATTTAAAGAGATTGATTGGAATGGCGTTTTTGAAAACATGTTGAAACCTGCCTTTGTTTTTGACGGTAGGGCCATTCTAGACATGCCTGCTTTAGAAAAAATAGGATTCACAGGCTTTGCGATAGGCAAAGGATAA